A segment of the Pogoniulus pusillus isolate bPogPus1 chromosome 25, bPogPus1.pri, whole genome shotgun sequence genome:
GGAGAAAGTTAATTATTCCTCCCTGTAGTTTTACTAAAGCAAAATTTTCATAGCTCACACATCTTACAGTAACAATTGTAACAAGGTTACAGTAACAACTCCAAGCAGAAGAACACTGTTTGGAGAACATCAACTGCAAGCCTACAAGATCTCTTGCTTCCGCAATTACAGGGAGATCACCAGACTTCTCTAGATAAATTGCAGTTAATTACTGCACCTTCACAGATTTTCTTTATGTCTTAGAAATCATGCATCACAGGAGTAGCTAGGGTCAAAAAAGAACATAAAATTCCCtcaaccagcagcagagaaaccaCTAGTACCTTCAGGAAGTAGCTGAGAGGATAAAGACACTTCATttacagaggaaaaaacaaaaaacttcCTATAGTTTGCAGacactttaaaataaaataaccatCTTGTGGTGGTATAAAATACAAACAAGTTAGCATCAGAAAAAGCCAGCATGAGTGCCATTCTAAACAGCTAATATACTTTGGGGCTCAGGTAGAATCTAAATTTTCCTTTTGCAGAAATATTAAAAGGTCTTGCTAGATCTTGGTATCATGCAACTGCCTATTTTActgtatttggttttgttttcttgttttacaCACTTGACATATTGACAAAACAGACCACAAAAGGCAATATACGTTAGGAAAGTATCTCAGGTTTGAGACACATATATACTCATGCACTTGTACTTACTGAAAATATAAGCCTGCTAACCTAAACAGTTACTGTCTTGGCAGTTTTAGACCCTAGCAATGAAATTCAGTCTCTTCAACAACTTTCAgaactaataataataattaaaaatgtCTTTAGCACATAATCAAAGAAGAGCTGAGGTTGGAAAGGGATGCTAAATACAGTCTAGTTCAACCCTCTACTGATAACAGGGCTAACTacagcagattgctcagggcctcatccagtcaggTTTCTGAGTACCTCTAAGCATGGAGACTCCATAGTCTTGCCGGACAACTTGTGCCAGCTTTTTACTACCTTCAcagttctttttcatttttaaacGGTTACATGAAATTGCCTGAATTTCCATTTGTGTTTAAttgcttctcctcccctctccttttttttttttttcccaatagaCTCATAATTAATCAGCAGGTAAGCAAAAGATAGGCCCAGTATAACTATAGGAAAGAAATTAAGCaactgtcctggtagggcataaatcttGCCAGGCTAAAACCCAGAAATTACTGCACCTATTCATtaatccacttttttttttcactttatttACTGAAAGTACTTGATTATTAGCTCAACAGAAGTGCTCAGAAAACATCTTTTTGAAAGTCATATACTGCATGTGACAATATCAGTATGTACCATAACTTTTAGTACTACAATTAGCCTTCACCCAAGGATTTCAGGACTCCAGGTATGAGAAGGTAAGTAGGTGTAAACTGGCTTGTAAATCATGAGTCATTTTGTTGAAGCAAACTGCTTAAGTAACTTGCTTAACTGTGCCACAAGCCTAGGTCATACAGTCACATCACTTGGCAGTAACTCTCATTTTACTGAAGAAcaaattaatacagaaacactttCATTATATGACAAAGAATCAAAAGTAACCACGAGAAGGAGCTTAAAGGTCAACATTTGCTGAATTATTTCTTCAAGCCACATGTGGTCAGCAGCTACTACCTGCCAAAGATTTTCTGAAAATCTTAGATTACTCACCAACATTTCTTGCTCTGCTTTATACGTTTGGACAGCATGCTTCAGGATCTTTTTAGGCCACTGCTTACGTTTTTTTGTTGTCTCCACTACTAGTTCCTCAAATTGATCATCAAGGAATCTCATGTTGGAACCTGAAAATTACAAGCATAGGAGGATATTATAGGAATTCTTctacattaaaaagaaaaaaaacctgcaacAAAGTTAGAAGGAAAAAGACAGTTTTAGATCTGAAATAAGAAATCACATGTGACTATCAATGAAGATAAAGGAGACTTGTCTTGGACCTCCTTGTAAGGTGACAGAAAAATTGGAGCACAACTTGATGTTTCTCAGCTAAGGCAGACAGTGAGAAtgggggaggtggggaacaGTCCATGCAAAACCAAACAATGTGTTTTTCTCCACGCACTCTGAATGTATAAAGAAAATCTCACAAAGAAAGCCTTTgatgtaatttatttttaaactaaAGAAAATGCAAAATGAAGCAAGAAAAACGTTTATCCATGTAATTTACACAAACGCTGAACAACTGTCAGCTGTCCAAATCGTAATTCAAAGCCCAACTGGTTTAGTATCATATAAAGCACAGACAGGCAGTTGAGTTTTTAAAttcatgtgtgcatgtgtgagaGAACCGCGCTCCTGCAGTGAGAACTTAGATCTTTACACGGGCACATCTGAGCTAGAGCTTGACTTTACCCGAACCCTGAGCGTCCTTTTACTACCAGAGAGAGACAGGCGGGAAACTGCTCAACTGAAAACACCACACGCAGAATCCAAAAGCAAAACATCCAGCCCGAAGTTAGTGAAAACCAATGCATACCACTATACGGCTCGGAATCATTGGAAgtctcctcccagggctcccCATTAATGGTCACGTTCTCCCGCACCGCTGTTTCGAAGTTCTGCAAGAGACGGCAGACACTGAGAAACAATCCTCCAGGCGCAGCTGGGCAACATCTGCAGCCAGAAAGGCTCCTCCTGCCCGGGTCGGCCACCTCCCACCACAGCTACACAAACCCGCCGAGCTGGGGCGCCCCAGCTCTGTGGCGAGTCGCGGCAGGAGCAGACACAAGCGTTCAGTAGCAGCAGGCCTCCTCCTCACCCAGAGCGCGTCCTCGGCGGCGGCGGCCTCGCCCGGCTGCCCCTTGGCCAGGGCCCGCACGAAGGGCGCGCAGAGCGCCACCACCTCGCCCAGGCCGCGCCGCGAGCAGCACCGCACCCTCACGTCCTGCGGGGCTGCGGCGGCCAAGCTGAGCGACGGCCCCGCGCCCTTCTCCCGCGGCGGCTGCAGCAACAACGGCGGCGCCAGGCCCGCCGCCATTTCCCGCCTCGGACGCGGGGAAGATGTCGGCCCGGAAGCAGACCCCGCGGCCTCTCCGCCTCTTCCCCTCAGCGCGGGGCGCGGcatggcggcggcggggccggtgGACTGCCACTGCCACCTCGCAGCGCCCTGCTTCCTAACGGTGAGGCGCGGAGCGCTGCTCGCCGCCGAGGCGGCGCGGCTTCGGTGCTAAGGGGGTGATGTCTCTTGCAGGACGTGGCGGCCGTAGTGCGGGCGGCGGAGCAGGTGAGGGCACTTAATGGTGAgcttcttccctctgctgcctggccCCGCCTGGCCTCAGTGGGATGGCCGTTTCTGTCTGCCGCAGGCGGCGGTGTCGGCGCTGGTGGTGGTGTCGGAGCAGGCGGGGGAGTTCCAGAGCGTTGTGGCGCTGGCGGAGAGGTGCGAAGCCCGCGAGGCGGGACCTGGCGACCCCGAGCTGGGTGCGCCTCTCGGCGGGAGCGACGGACCGCGCGGGCGCTGGTGGGGGCACGGTGCCCTGTGCCTCGGTCAGGCTGGCTGTTTGTTTTTGTACTTGCCTTGGTGTGTTTGGGTAGTGTCTCACAGTGCTGCTACCTGTCCCGCGCCTAGGTTCCCAGGGTTTGTTTTGCCGTGCCTGGGAGTTCACCCTGTGCAagaagttgcaccagaggagcagCGCAGTGTTACTTTGAAGGTAAAACAGAAGTTAAATTAGCGCAGCTGTAATGCACAGCAGGAACTGTGCAGGGCAAACGACGGAGTGCTTTAGCCTGCTTAATTTAACTACAAATTTGCCCAGTGTCTGTAATACATCTGCATGTCTGTAACATAGCAGGCCTAGCAGACCCGGTGGACCAAATCCCAGGGTCACTTAGCTCATCTGCGTGTAAGTCTAAAGCAGTCATCTGGCTATACTGCTGCAGTGAAACTGTTAAAATCCCAAGTGAGTGCTTTGTTTACCGCCATGGGCGTGCATGTGCCTTTGCAGATGTCCCTCTGTTAGCTTGGGAAGTGGAAGGTGACCCTTTGTGCCCTTAGCCTGAAAAAGCTGGAGGGCTGTCTGCAATCTTTTAGTGTTACCAGACGCTTTATGGGCCTTCTCCTAATGATCTCTTCTGCTCCTGCCAGAAAGGTATCTTGAAATGAAGGGTCacaaaggaaagagggaaaatcCTGCAGGTTAATCTGTCTGACTACACAATTCACAGTGATAGAAATGTTTTAAGGTACAGAATTTAAGAACAACGAAGGAACTCCAGTTTCATCATCATGTTGCTTTCATACCCCTTCCATCTTGTAAGGGCAGTAAAGGCTGCATCTTCAGTTTGTTCTTGCAGGATCTGGATGCTGCGTTGCCACTTATAGAACTTTACAAAGATAAATTGGTGGGAATTGGAGAAGTAAGTAGAATTCCTTAAGTTATTTAAATGTCTGTGATGTCAGCAGCTTCTGTCACCATAATTACAAAGACTTGCTGGATACTTGTGTTCATATATGCCATAAGTATTGCTGTCAGTTTGAATGAGTGCAAGATCTGATCTGTGATTCTCTTAATGTGCTTTCCTTCATAAATTTGTCTGATTCTGTTCCTTCATTAATGTTATTAGGAAATAGATGGCATTTATGCTGGTGGGGTTAGTAGGAAGAATTACATAATTATGCTATGCTCTCTTATGTAATGCAGCAGACCCAGCAGACCAAATCTCAGGGTCTCAGCGCATCTATTTTGACATGCAAATGCCTTTGGACCTAttctctggcacagcagaatgTCAAATCCCTTTGTTATCCTCATTCAAAGCCTTCCTACCTCTTCCTTGCAAAGCTAGGCTATTATTTCAGTACACTCACCAACTTGTACAGTTCTTTTTTCTGCCTGTATCCATGTGTCATCTCCTGTCTCACATTTGTTTATAAACCAATTGAGGCTTGAAAACTTTAGGGCAGAGTCTGCATCTTTTATGTGTTGCTGCCAGAAGGACTTAAaactggttctgctctggctccAGAAAAAGCAATTATGGGCAAGACTTTGAAGCTAAACTTGCCATATCGTAGTTGTGCTGTACATCAGGGCTTTTGGTTGGCATAACTCTGAATGGGACTGCTCTGACAAACGTTTAAATCCAAAAAAGTATAATTAATGAGTATTTTTTTGGTAGAGATAGGACTAAAGCTACAGGTTCAGGTCAGAGATTTTACTTGTGTTAAAGATCCAGATTTGAGATCTAGTCTGGATCAATAGAACATATAACACCAAAAGACCACTTACAAATGAAAATGTTAAGAGTATTTGTTAGTAACCAATGTATGTGTATTTTGAAATGTCTGGCAATTTTGAAGTTTTTTTGGCCTTTCTCTATGGTATTGTGGTTTAGTCAAGTGTGGGATCTGTAACTTTTTTCAGTTCTCTTCCTGTGttgtaggttggactagatttCACTCCCAGGTTTGCCAGCACAGATGAAGAGAAGGAAGCACAAAGACAGGTTTTGATCAAGCAAGTCGAACTAGCAAGAAGGCTGGATTTGCCTTTGTAGGTTTTGTTTGTACTAGTAGGAGAACTTTTCCACATCTCAGTAACATGTGAAATACTTCCCAGGATTTATAGTTACTAAGACCCTGTGGAACTTCTCTTATATGGAATTAGTATCCTGTGACTGTCCAGACTGAGATTTAATTATGGAATTTTCCATATGTTTGCCTTTGAATACAGTGGTCTTCTGTGTTCTGTCTTAACTGTGTTGTTGCTATATCTTTACTGTAGCTAAAAGGATCTATATATGTGTCTTTAGATTTTTGGTAGATAGAAAGTGTAATGCagattatgtttttttttctcaagttgCTGTTAGTTCATTTGTGTTTGCAAAAAAAGAGTATTTTACAGAATTTCCTAATGCTTAGCCTCCCTTTTCTGTGCAGAAACGTTCATTCCCGCTCAGCAGGAAGACCAACCATTAATCTCTTAAAGGAGCAAGGTATGCTTTTAATGTGTTTTCTGTGCCATGGCTTGTGTCACCAGAGTCCTTTCAGTTACGCCATGTCCTGACATGAGCTTGTGTACATGGAACCTGGGAGGAATAGTGAAGAGattctttctttgttctttgTGGGACTGAGGTCCCTTTGGAAGCTGACATTGCAGACCTACTATAAGCACTGGTAGTGATTTGAtgtgcttcttttctttgaggcGCCACAAAGGTGTTGCTCCATGCATTTGATGGGAAGCCATCTGTAGCAATGGAAGGCGTGAAAGCTGGATATTTCTTCTCCATTCCTCCTTCCATTATAAGGAGTGAGCAGGTATTATTGAAAGGGCTTCCCACCTTGGTGCTTGGGGATTGCAAGCAGCTTGGGGATGTTGAAGGTTTATGGCAAGCTTAACTGTTTTCACAGTGCAGTTCAAAACCAGGCTTGTTGAAGGCTGTAGAGTCTGAAGTGGGACTAGCAGTACTTGTGTATGATTGCCATCACCTGATAGTTCTATATAAAAAGTTCAGTTGCTTGTAGCATTGCACATTTTTCCTTTGGCTAAATTTCTCTCTGGGGCTTTGCCTTAGCTAGACTTCTGGGTGTAAATTTTGGCTGAAACAGTTCAGCTATTCCTAAGAAATATAGGTTAAGAAAatgggcatttttttttcttatttatgGTGAACTCTTCTTTGGAAGTTTCTGTCACAGTACTGTTTCAGTAGTGACATGACATGGAAAAATACTAGTTTCTGTCTCAGTGCTTTGACACTTTCCCTTCAAGAGGAAGTCTCTTCATGGTCATCTGAGTTACAGACCTTTGAAAACATGTGATTAGTACAAGGTGCACCCAGCAAAGAAGCAGTTAAATTGCTTAAAGATGTTGTTGGTCAGGTTCAGCCCCGCATTTGGGAAGATGCTCTTAGCTTCTGGGCTTCTGCAAGCTATGCTAACTTTTATTTTTGAGTAGCAATCTAT
Coding sequences within it:
- the LOC135186607 gene encoding kinetochore-associated protein NSL1 homolog isoform X1; translated protein: MPRPALRGRGGEAAGSASGPTSSPRPRREMAAGLAPPLLLQPPREKGAGPSLSLAAAAPQDVRVRCCSRRGLGEVVALCAPFVRALAKGQPGEAAAAEDALWNFETAVRENVTINGEPWEETSNDSEPYSGSNMRFLDDQFEELVVETTKKRKQWPKKILKHAVQTYKAEQEMLKLYQPFVAPEEIRTQPSQDAYIADLKQMTEKVFKEIGGAMKSHEEDDRKVRRREKNRVAAQRSRKKQTQKADKLHEEYECLEQENTSLKREIGKLTDEMKHLSELLKDHEKICPLLHCTMNFVTIPRPDALTSCLPR
- the LOC135186607 gene encoding kinetochore-associated protein NSL1 homolog isoform X2, with protein sequence MPRPALRGRGGEAAGSASGPTSSPRPRREMAAGLAPPLLLQPPREKGAGPSLSLAAAAPQDVRVRCCSRRGLGEVVALCAPFVRALAKGQPGEAAAAEDALWNFETAVRENVTINGEPWEETSNDSEPYSGSNMRFLDDQFEELVVETTKKRKQWPKKILKHAVQTYKAEQEMLKLYQPFVAPEEIRTQPSQDAYIADLKQMTEKVFKEIGGAMKSLPALIERAEGFSQVLTWQPTLELCRLRQEVFSGCKAKQENTVQNSVSQEVTPTDADTRKNPYVLLKRKKTASSPERRRYPLRRKIAFMA
- the TATDN3 gene encoding putative deoxyribonuclease TATDN3 isoform X1; this encodes MAAAGPVDCHCHLAAPCFLTDVAAVVRAAEQAAVSALVVVSEQAGEFQSVVALAERFPGFVLPCLGVHPVQEVAPEEQRSVTLKDLDAALPLIELYKDKLVGIGEVGLDFTPRFASTDEEKEAQRQVLIKQVELARRLDLPFLPFLCRNVHSRSAGRPTINLLKEQGATKVLLHAFDGKPSVAMEGVKAGYFFSIPPSIIRSEQVQKLVKLLPLERICLETDSPALGPEKQVRNEPKNIYIAAECVANIKGIPVEELIEVTTQNALKVFPKLRNFLRI
- the TATDN3 gene encoding putative deoxyribonuclease TATDN3 isoform X2 → MAAAGPVDCHCHLAAPCFLTDVAAVVRAAEQAAVSALVVVSEQAGEFQSVVALAERFPGFVLPCLGVHPVQEVAPEEQRSVTLKDLDAALPLIELYKDKLVGIGEVGLDFTPRFASTDEEKEAQRQVLIKQVELARRLDLPLNVHSRSAGRPTINLLKEQGATKVLLHAFDGKPSVAMEGVKAGYFFSIPPSIIRSEQVQKLVKLLPLERICLETDSPALGPEKQVRNEPKNIYIAAECVANIKGIPVEELIEVTTQNALKVFPKLRNFLRI